From a single SAR202 cluster bacterium genomic region:
- a CDS encoding J domain-containing protein → MANYYQILGVDSKASDPDIRKAYRKLARKYHPDVNPNDKAAEARFKQINEAYEVLSDPENRRKYDQYGDNWKHADRMDQARQAGYQRSRPGAGPEGFTYTWTTQGPGSQRSPGANFGDIFEEFFGKQGRTPAAAEPIEVPAEISLDEAAQGATRHIQVPTDGSTRQQRLEVKIPPGVDTGSRVRIASGDGRRQDIYLVINVVSHPRFQREGSDLRTEIEVPMTDAVLGSEVTVPTLTGRVALKIPPETQNGQVFRLGGQGMPRLNNPTQKGDLLARVKVLLPKSLSQEERQLFQKLKELRSVKR, encoded by the coding sequence ATGGCTAACTATTATCAAATATTGGGCGTTGATTCCAAGGCTTCGGACCCAGACATCCGCAAGGCCTATCGCAAGCTCGCCCGCAAGTACCACCCCGACGTCAACCCCAACGACAAGGCTGCGGAAGCCCGCTTCAAGCAGATCAACGAAGCCTATGAGGTCCTCTCCGACCCCGAAAATCGCCGCAAGTATGATCAGTACGGCGACAACTGGAAGCACGCCGACCGTATGGACCAGGCCCGCCAGGCCGGCTACCAGCGCTCCCGCCCCGGCGCCGGACCTGAAGGCTTCACCTATACCTGGACCACCCAGGGCCCCGGCAGCCAGCGCTCTCCCGGCGCTAATTTCGGCGATATTTTCGAGGAGTTCTTCGGCAAACAAGGCAGGACCCCTGCCGCAGCCGAGCCTATCGAAGTCCCCGCCGAAATCTCCCTTGATGAGGCCGCCCAGGGCGCCACCCGTCACATTCAGGTCCCCACCGATGGCTCTACCCGCCAGCAGCGCCTCGAGGTGAAAATACCCCCCGGCGTCGATACCGGCTCCCGGGTCCGCATCGCCTCCGGCGATGGCCGCCGCCAGGACATATATCTAGTCATCAACGTTGTGTCTCACCCCAGGTTTCAGCGTGAAGGCTCAGACCTCCGCACAGAAATCGAGGTCCCCATGACCGACGCCGTCTTGGGCAGCGAGGTCACCGTTCCTACCCTCACCGGCAGGGTTGCCCTGAAAATCCCGCCCGAGACCCAGAACGGCCAGGTCTTCCGCCTGGGAGGCCAGGGTATGCCCCGCCTTAACAACCCCACCCAAAAAGGCGACCTCTTAGCCAGGGTGAAAGTGCTCCTCCCCAAAAGCCTCAGCCAGGAGGAACGCCAGCTTTTCCAAAAGCTTAAGGAACTACGTTCAGTGAAGAGGTAG